A window of Streptomyces sp. NBC_01224 genomic DNA:
ACGTCTCCGGAGAGGTATCTCCGTGGAAGCGCAAGCATTTGGCGGAGTGGTTGGAGCCTGTCCCGCCGAAGCCGTTTGACGGCATGGTGGCATTGCGCGTCGACAGGTGGGCCCGTCGTGTCGTCTGGTTCTCCAGCCTTCTGGACTGGTGCAGGGACAACGGCAAGCGCATCAACACCGTGCGAATGAACATCGACCCGAGCACCCGAGAGGGCCGGATGTTCGCCGGCATCGCGGCGATGTTCGCAGAGAACGAATTGGAGGTCATCAAGGAGCGCGCGCAGGAAACTCGCGACACCCTCCGGCAGATGGGCCGTTGGCCTGGCGGGCGAGTGCCATACGGACGCGTCAAGGTCCATTTGGGGCACCACCCCGAAACGGGTAAGTCGCTCGGGTGGCGACTTGGTGACCACGACCACCGATGCGGCGTAATCCGGAAAGCGGCGGACAACATCCTCGGGCTGACTGGACGCCCCCGGACGACCCCGCACGCGGAAGTTCAGCGGCTCAACAAAGAAGGGGAGCTGACCGAATCAGATTGTCGCCTCGTCGACGCGGGCAAGGAGCCGAAGGGGACCAAGTGGCTCCGCGAGACGTTGGTACGCATCCTGCTGAACCCGACAACCGCCGGGGTCATCACGGACCACGAGGGGCGCATCGTGCGCGGGGACGATGGGCTCCCGGTGATGATTGCCCGTCCCATCCTCACCCTGGACGAGCAAGACCAGCTGCGGGAGCTAACCGAGTCGACGCCGCAGAGCGAGACGCAGCGGGCCCGCACGGAGAAGCCCCGCCGGAAGAACGTAAGCCCCCTGACGTACGTGCAGCACTGCTACGAGTGCGGCGGGCGCACGTACCGGGACGGATCGACCGAAGTGCGGAACGACGGCTACCGGCGCGGACTTCGGTACCGGTGCCCGTCGCGGTCCAAGGGGCTCGACTGCCCTGGCGTGAACATCGTCGCCGATCCAGTCGAGAAGTGGGTGGGGGAGGAATTCCTCCAGCGGCACGGAAGCATGGCGTACATCCTGGAGGAGCACGTGCCTGAGGTCAGCTACACCAATGACATCAAGGCCGCTGAATCCGCACTGGACGAACTTGAGGCCGACCGTCGGGCGGGCGTCTACAAGGGTGGCGCTGTCGAACGGTTCCGCACTCAGCACAAGAGCCTCACAGAACGCCTCGAACGTCTACGCGGCCTGCCGACGCGAGAGGTGACCACCGTGCTCAAGGACACCGGTCGCACGGTCGCCACGGAATGGCACCGCCACAACGAACTCATCCTCCGGTCGTCCGCGGTCAACGAGAAGGGAGAGTTCATCGTCGACGACCCGGAGGAACGTAAGGCGCTGCGCGAACGTGGCGAGCAGGGGCACAACAACCTGTACCAGTTGTTCCGCGTGCGCATCGAGGTGAAGCGCGCGGCGGTCAAGGGCAGCAGGTCGTTCGACCCGAAGCGACTGGTGTTCACGTACCAGCCGGAAGAGGACCCTGAAGCCGCTGCCCTGGAGGCAATCGCAGCGGAGGAGGCGACGGATTGAGTCCGTGCGCGCCGTCGTCGGTCCGGATGAGGCACTCCGCGTGGACATCTGACGCACCCTCTAGGTAACGAACAGGTGACGGTGTTGGCCTTACTTGGGGAGGTAGGTGGCACGTTCGCAGGCTTCCGCCGCCCGCCCCGTTTTCCTCGTCGACGTCACCTGGGGCCTCCGCCGCCCGCGGGTGGCTGTGGATAACTACAGTGAGTGCTGATTTACGCTCAGAGTAAATCCCTGTGTAGCCAGTTGAGTTGGAGTCTGGCCAGAAAGCCAAACCAATACTCCAGCTGTAGATCGTGATCTTGCTGGTGGGGTCCTGTGCGGGAACGGGCGCGGCTGCCGTTGATTATCGTGGGTGTGTGGACTGACGACGAGACGGTGGCCACTCCACAGCGTAGATCCCGCACGCTGGAGCGGGAGGCATTTGAGGTGGCCATGGGGCGCATCGCGGGCCGGTTCGCCCGCTATGAACCTCGCCTATAAGGCGATCAAGCCGGTATTCGGCTGGATTGGCGACAAGGCGAAGTGGCTCTGGGATAAGACAATCAAGCCGCCGTTCCAAGATCAAGCAAGGTGTAAGCCTCGTCGCAGAAGCTTTCAAGCTGGCAAAGGACAGTATCAAGAAGCAGTGGGATCAGCTTCAGAGTATTGCCAAACGCCCGGTGAAGTTTTATCGAGCACGTCTACAACGACGGAATCGTCCCACTGTGGAACAAGGTTGCATCCATCACCGGAGCTGACAAGCTCAAGAAGCTGGGCCCCAAGGGATTCCATACCGGCGGCATCATGTCCGGCTACTCTCCTGGTCGTGATGATCGCGTTATCGCCGTTGGCGGTGGTGAAGCCGTCATGCGGCCGGAGTAGACGCGCGCAGTCGGCGCGGACCGCATCAACGCATGGAATGCTGCTGCCCGTTCAGGCGGTGTTGGCGGTGTTCAGCGTGCCATCGCCGATGGAATGCCAGCGTTCAAGGACGGCGGCATCGTCGGCTGGATGTAGGACAAGGCGAGCGACGCAGGGAAGCTCCTTTCCGGCGCGTTCGACTACCTCAACCCTGGCAAGATTTTCCAGTCGGCCAAGGGCGTCATCACCAACACCATGTCGCCGATCCTGATGAACCCGTGGGCGAAGTCGGTGGCGAAGATGCCCATACAGATGCTCACGGATATGAAGGACGCGGTAACTAGCTTCTTCAGCTCCGGTGGCGGAGGCGGAAACGCTGCCGCTGGACTCAGTTGGGCCAAGACGCAGGCGGGCAAGCCCTATCAGTGGGGCGGCAACGGCAGCCCCTCGTGGGACTGCAGCGGCTTCATGAGCGCCATCGAGTCCGTCATCCGCGGTGAGAAGCCCCACAGACGTTGGGTAGCCGGTGCGTTCAGCGGTATCCGTGCCCCCGCGGGCTGGGTCCGCAACCTCAATGCGCCCTTCCAAATCGGCGTCACCAACGCAGGCGTCGGCCACACGGCCGGCACGCTCGCGGGCGTCAACGTGGAGAGCAGGGGCGGGGACGGCGTACTCGTCGGGTCCCGTGCACGTGGCGCTCATAGGGCGCTCTTCACCGACGTCTACGGCTTCAAGCCGTCGATAGGTGGCGGGAGCGGCGGTACCACGGGCGCAGCTCAGACCGCAGCCCGGCAGATGCTGGGTGAGTTCGGCTGGGGCGACTCCCAGTGGAGCCCGCTGAAGAAGCTGTGGCAGGGCGAGAGCGGCTGGCGCTGGAACGCGAAAAACCCCAGCTCCGGCGCATACGGCATCCCGCAGGCGCTTCCCGCGTCAAAGATGGCATCTGCCGGCTCCGACTGGCTGACGAACCCCGCCACCCAGATCAAGTGGGGCATGAAGTACATCAAGGGCCGCCCCGACTACGGAAGCCCAGCAGCCGCCTACTCGAAGTGGCCGTCCCGCTCGCCTCATTGGTACGACAACGGCGGCTACCTCCCGGAGGGGCTGTCCCTCGTCGCCAACGGGACCGGGAAGTCCGAACCGGTCCTCACCTCCGGCCAATGGGACGACATCCGGGCCGCGAAGAGCGGCGGCTCCCAGCCCCCGAACATCGTCGTGGGGAACCACGTATGGGTTGGGAATCGAGAGATCACAGACATCGTCGACCACCGCATTGAGGTACGCGACGCCGACACCGGCCGCGCGCTCACCGCTGGTCGCATCGTCTGACGCACACCTGACGCAGACAGGCCCGCTCCACCGCCACGGAGGAACGGGCCGACGCATTACCCCAACTGCCGTCGGAGAGCGCCGACACGGCGCATCCAGGGCCTCCTATGACTTCGAGAGGGCACACCATGAAGAACAACGAGAATGTTACCTGCGGCCACTGCAACGCCCCTGTACCGCAGAAGGAAGGGCCGGGCCGGGCACGTCGGTTCTGCACGCAGGCACACGGGCGCCTGTACCGACGTCGCATGCGCGCGTTGGGCTTCGACGTCTGAGTTCCTGGCCCGTTTGACTGTCGGCGGCGTACCGTCTGAGCTGTGAGTGAGCATCTCGGAGACAAGCTGTCCCGGCTCCGCCGGCTGTCGGACCTGACACAGGAAGAGCTGGCGGAGAAGTCGGGCGTGTCCGTCGACGTCATCCGCAAGCTGGAGCAGAAGCGCAAGGGGTCCGCACGCCTGCCGACACTGCATGCGCTGGCCGGCGGGCTCGGCGTTGAGCTGACGACGCTGCTGGGTGACCCTCCCGGCGTCCCGTCAACGGGAGAGTCCGACCCGCCACAGTTGGTGGCCGTTCGTCGAGCCGTTCACCCGCTCATGTTTGCCCCTCCGCAGGAGTCTGACGGGGCGGAGGTCCTCACGCCTTCACTGCTGCGGGCCGAGATCGCTGATGCGTGGTCCATGTATCACTCGGCAGAGTTCCCACAGCTTCTGAACCTGCTGCCTGGAATCCTTGCTGATGCCCGTCTCACGGCGTCGCAGGGGTCTGACGGGGGGCAAGCGGCACTCGGCAAGGCGTTCCAGCTGGCCGGGCACCTGAGCATCCGTCTGGGCAAGCTCGATCTTGCCCTTGCCGCCCTGGAGCGTGCCATAGCTGCCGCGGAAGCCTCCGAGGATCCTCTCCTTGTCCCGATGATCTGCAACTCCCTGGCGTGGGCTTACCAGAGGTCCAACCGGCTGGACGACGCGAAGAGCATTGCCCTGTACGCGGCCGATGGCCTGGAGCGGGACGGGCTCACTGCCGACGCGTCGGGCCTGCGCGTGTGGGGTGGCCTGACGATGAGTGCTGCTACCTCGTACGCCCGGCTGGACGAGTATGACGATGCGGACAGGATGATGCGCGCCGCGGAGAAGGCCGCTGGCCGTCTGGCGAAGATGCTGCCCACGGAGGGGGACGGGCGTCTCTTGTCCGTCTTCAGCAAGTCGTCTGTCCGCATCGAGCGTGTACGCCTGGCCGTGCAGCACGACCGACCGGAGGAGGCGCTACGTCTGGCCAAGGGTATGAGGCTGAGCAAGGACACACCGCCCTCTTGGCGAACCTGGCTGCTCCTGGACGTCGCTCGCGCACACCGACGTCGGCAATGCGGACGGCGCTGTAAAGGCCCTTGAGAGCCTTCGGCGAGTTGCCCCGACATGGATGCGCCATCACACGCTTGCCGTGGCCATCGTCCGCGATCTCCTCGTGCTCCCACATCACCCGCCGGGGCTGCGGAAGTTGGCGGACTTCCTCGGGATCGCGAAATAGCGTCGCGAAACTAGTGTCCTGCGCCGGAGATCCGTCGGCAGAAGCGGGCGAGGGAGTCGAGGATCTCCTCGGCCGTCTTGGTCCAGATGAACGGTGTTGGGTTTTCGTTCCACTCCTTTACCCACGCACGGATGTCGGCTTCCAGGGAACGCACGCTTTTGTGGGAGCCGCGGCGGATCTTCTGGTCGGCGAGGAAGCCGAACCACCTCTCCACCTGGTTGATCCAGGACGAACTGGTAGGGGTGAAGTGCAGGTGGAATCGGGGGTGTTTGGCCAGCCATGCCTTGATGGCGGGCGTCTTGTGGGTGCCGTAGTTATCGCAGATCAGGTGGACCTGGAGGTGCCCGGGAACCTCCTTTTCGATCTTGATGAGGAACTTCTTGAACTCCGCTGCCCGGTGCCGACGGTGCAGCGAGGTGATGACTTCGCCGGTCGCGACGTCGAAGGCCGCGAAGAGGGTGGTCAGACCGTTGCGGACGTAGTCGTGGGTGCGACGCTCGGGCATGCCCGGCATCATCGGCAGCACCGGCTGAGACCGGTCCAGCGCCTGGATCTGCGACTTCTCGTCCACCGACAGCACCACCGCCCCTTCGGGCGGATTGAAGTACAGCCCGACCACGTCGTAGACCTTCTCCACGAACAAGGGGTCCGCCGACAGTTTGAAGGTGTCCGTCAGATGAGGCTTGAGATGGAACTTGCGCCAGATTCGGCCCACGGTCGACTTCGACAGCCCGCTGCGGTCGGCCATCGACTTGCGCGACCAGTGCGTGGCGTTCTTCGGCATCTCCTCCAACGTGCTGACCACGACGGCCTCCACCTGGTCGACGCTGATGGTGGGCGGTCGACCCGGCCGGGGCTCGTCCATCAACCCGTCCAGCCGGGCGGCCAGGAACCGCCGACGCCACTTGCGGACCGTATCCGCCGCTACCCGAAGATCCCGCGCCACCACAACAATCGGCGGAACGTCAGGGCCTGCACACGCCAGCACGATCCGCGCCCGTAACGCCACCGCCTGCGCAGACGTCGCCCGCCGGGCCCAACGCTCCAGCACCGCACGCTCGTCAACGGACAACAACAACGGTTCCAGCTTCGGACCACGACGCGGTGCGGGCACACCCGCAGAAACACTCATACAGGAACTAACGATGGATCTCCGGTGCAGGACACTAGGACGTGACGTCCCTGTCTCAAGCCTCCGCACGGCGAAATGCTCTGGTCATCGAGCCCACGGCGAAGGTGCGGGGATGACAGTAAGAGGCGCACAGTCAGGACCGGTGTTCCTGAGCGACGACGTCTTACCGAACGAGCCCAAAGCGGCTCCCGGTTGTGCCGTCTGCCGCGCGCTGGCATCGCAGTGGCGTCAGGCGACGAACAAAGGCAGTCCGGCCTACGACATGTCGCACGCTGCTGATCTGGCGATCGAGATCCGGCGTCACCCGCACGCGACGCGAAAGGCAGCCCGGTGAGTCCCTTCTCCGTCATCCGGTTCGTCCCGCACACCATCCGGTCACACCCGGACATCCCGACGGTGTACTCCGCCGCGTGCCGGTCCTGCGGGTGGTCGGTGGCAGCCAGGCCCGATCAGGAAGCCGTCGACACGGCGTGCATGGCCCATGCCGGCGACAGCAACCATCGGCAGTTCCAGCGGTTTTCTGCTGGCCGCGCGTTCGTCGTCAGGGAAGGTGAAGACGATGTGTCCTCCACATGACTACCAGCCTGCTGGTAACGGGTTGCAGTGCATTGATCGCGGTCAGCGAATGGACTTCATGAACCACCCCACAGGCTCCGTACCGGCCCCTTCTGTGCCCCCGCACCCCGCCGGGGGCTAGGTATGGTCCGCGCCTACCGACGGGCGCGGCGGAGGAGCAGGGCCGTCCCACCCGGCGGCTCTGCTTCTCCACATAAGCCCGCGTGTTGAGGGCGTCACCCCTGGCCCGCGGTAGGCGGCAGGGGCCGGAAATCCTGACCGCGTGGTGGTCCATGCGGTAGCCCACTGCTGCACCTGAACGTTCAAGCGTTCACCGCTGAGAGACAGCGGGCGGACATGATGCACGTCCACCCCGGACGCAGGACGAGCGATCGGGGCCGGTCCGCGGTTCCATGTGTTTCCGCTGATCGGAGCGTCAATCGTCACTTGATAGTTGGTTCATCTTGCGCACGCGACTTCCGACGCCGGTGATGGGTGGAGCCCTACGGAGAGTCATCCATCCCCCGCTGCCGTGGGCCGGGCTGGCGGCTACGCCGGCTCCGGGCAGTCAGGTACTGAGCGAAGGGGGCGGGGTTTACGGGGGTGCGGGGAATCACGCCCGAACTACCGACAGTGATGGTGGGGATGCGAAACGTCATGGGAAGATCTACGCAGGTCGGCAGCGTGCCGGACCAGTGAGGAGGCGACATGCCCGAGTACACGCCCAACGCCAAGGGCCCGGCCAAGGTTCAGCTCAAGCCCGAGACGACCGAGCCCGTGCTCATCCCGGCCGACCAGGTCAAGCCCGAAGACATCGGGAAACTGTCCATCGAGTACCGGGACGGTCAGCCCGTGGTCGTTGTCAGCGGTGGGCGGGTAATTCCGGCGGCGCTCCCCATCCTCAACCAGACCGGACAGAGGTTCGCCAAGTACGAAGCCAACCCCAACTCCGCACCGGATCGACCCTCCTTCGTACCGGACTTCCTCGCCATCGACAGGTATGAAGCAGACGACTTTACTCAGCGCTGATAGTTGCCCCCGTGGGAACGCGCCGATCCTTGAGGTACAGCGTTCCCACGCGGGACGAGCGACCGAGGCGGGTCCTTCCGGGTGATGTCGACAGCCGGTCCCTGCACGTCCATGTGAGCCCCGCTCTTCCCGATCTCCGGGGAGGGCGGGGCTTTGTCGTGCCAGCGGCCCTGCTGGACGGCCGTGACCCGGCGGGTGGTGAACGACCGGCCGTCCCGGACGCGCTCGACGTCGTAGACGATCGGCACCCCCGGACGCCCCGGACGCAGGAAGTAGGCGTGCAGGGAATGGACAGGCCGGTCCCCGTCGGTGGTACGGCCGGCCGCCACCAGCGCCTGCCCGGCGACCTGGCCGCCGAAGACCCGCTGAAGAGACTCCTCGGGGCTGCGCCCGCGGAAGATGTTGACCTCGATCCGCTCCAGGTCGAGGAGGTCGACCAGGCGCTCGGCGGGGTTCGTCATGCGGTTCGTCTCCACTCTCGCAGGGGCGCCGGACGCATGGTCGGCGCGGTCACAGCTGGCCGACGGAGGTGACCCTGACGACCGCCCGGCCCTCTTCGTCGGAAGCCGCCAGGTCGATCTCCGCGCTGATGCCCCAGTCGTGGTCGCCGTTCGGGTCGGCGAAGGTCTGCCGGACCCGCCACAGGCCGTGCGCGGCGTCCTCGTCGATCTTCAGCAGCTTCGGCCCGCGGGCGTCCGGACCGGTGCCCAGATCCTCGTACTCGTCCCAGTAGGCGTCCATCGCCTCGCCCCACGCGTCCTCGTCCCAGCCCGCGTCTGTGTCCAGCTCGCCG
This region includes:
- a CDS encoding IS630 family transposase, with product MSVSAGVPAPRRGPKLEPLLLSVDERAVLERWARRATSAQAVALRARIVLACAGPDVPPIVVVARDLRVAADTVRKWRRRFLAARLDGLMDEPRPGRPPTISVDQVEAVVVSTLEEMPKNATHWSRKSMADRSGLSKSTVGRIWRKFHLKPHLTDTFKLSADPLFVEKVYDVVGLYFNPPEGAVVLSVDEKSQIQALDRSQPVLPMMPGMPERRTHDYVRNGLTTLFAAFDVATGEVITSLHRRHRAAEFKKFLIKIEKEVPGHLQVHLICDNYGTHKTPAIKAWLAKHPRFHLHFTPTSSSWINQVERWFGFLADQKIRRGSHKSVRSLEADIRAWVKEWNENPTPFIWTKTAEEILDSLARFCRRISGAGH
- a CDS encoding recombinase family protein; the encoded protein is MAATTSGDRWVVYVRLSRDTDESTSVERQTEEGCRWVEDVAHGVVVAVVVDTDVSGEVSPWKRKHLAEWLEPVPPKPFDGMVALRVDRWARRVVWFSSLLDWCRDNGKRINTVRMNIDPSTREGRMFAGIAAMFAENELEVIKERAQETRDTLRQMGRWPGGRVPYGRVKVHLGHHPETGKSLGWRLGDHDHRCGVIRKAADNILGLTGRPRTTPHAEVQRLNKEGELTESDCRLVDAGKEPKGTKWLRETLVRILLNPTTAGVITDHEGRIVRGDDGLPVMIARPILTLDEQDQLRELTESTPQSETQRARTEKPRRKNVSPLTYVQHCYECGGRTYRDGSTEVRNDGYRRGLRYRCPSRSKGLDCPGVNIVADPVEKWVGEEFLQRHGSMAYILEEHVPEVSYTNDIKAAESALDELEADRRAGVYKGGAVERFRTQHKSLTERLERLRGLPTREVTTVLKDTGRTVATEWHRHNELILRSSAVNEKGEFIVDDPEERKALRERGEQGHNNLYQLFRVRIEVKRAAVKGSRSFDPKRLVFTYQPEEDPEAAALEAIAAEEATD
- a CDS encoding DUF7848 domain-containing protein; protein product: MSPFSVIRFVPHTIRSHPDIPTVYSAACRSCGWSVAARPDQEAVDTACMAHAGDSNHRQFQRFSAGRAFVVREGEDDVSST